In Calonectris borealis chromosome Z, bCalBor7.hap1.2, whole genome shotgun sequence, a single genomic region encodes these proteins:
- the TMEM171 gene encoding transmembrane protein 171: MYPVAVPAPGGEGNNGQHGKLIFFLFVFGAVLLCAGFLLSVFILQSCPSGTFSDCNGVLKATGPVLAVTGLVCVLLARSRARLYIRQRQLQNEQVYSLVFCRGSCQFAQFLIFGFLFLTSGMLISILGIWVPGCSPGWHSIQLNHTGSSDVDLQGCGFLSLQIMGPLIVLTGLCFFVIAHVKKKQNLNLNQESCESEEHPQSPESFQVTVGDAVMVFPPPPPPYFADPLSPTMTRCLMSSGLPRSENPPPYHSIFSDGAQLADDERTVAVRDYETIYTISGSSSPSDILPMLYVSSESPPKYEEKASITNNEYSPSSSSSSSSISLATSDTSS, encoded by the exons ATGTATCCAGTGGCTGTTCCTGCACCAGGAGGTGAAGGAAATAATGGACAACATGGAAAacttatctttttcctttttgtttttggAGCTGTGTTGCTCTGCGCTGGATTTCTGCTTTCAGTCTTTATTCTCCAGTCATGCCCATCTGGAACCTTCAGTGACTGTAACGGGGTCCTTAAGGCCACTGGGCCCGTGCTGGCTGTGACTGGACTGGTTTGTGTTTTACTGGCACGATCAAGGGCCAGGCTGTATATAAGACAAAGACAATTGCAAAATGAGCAGGTGTACAGCCTTGTTTTTTGTCGCGGGAGCTGTCAGTTTGCCCAGTTTCTCATATTTGGATTCCTGTTTTTAACTAGTGGAATGCTAATTAGCATCCTGGGCATTTGGGTTCCTGGCTGCAGCCCCGGCTGGCACAGCATACAGCTCAACCACACTGGCAGTTCTGATGTGGACCTCCAGGGCTGTGGATTCCTGTCACTTCAAATCATGGGACCTTTGATTGTGCTCACTGGGTTGTGTTTCTTCGTGATAGCtcatgttaaaaagaaacaaaacttaaatcTCAACCAAGAATCTTGCGAAAGTGAAGAACATCCTCAGAGCCCTGAATCTTTTCAGGTTACAGTAG gtgatGCTGTAATGGTGttccctcctccaccacctccttaTTTTGCTGACCCTCTGTCACCAACCATGACACGTTGTCTTATGTCAAGTGGTTTGCCTAGAAGTGAAAATCCTCCACCATACCACTCTATCTTCAGCGATGG AGCACAGCTTGCAGATGATGAAAGAACCGTTGCTGTTAGAGACTATGAAACCATATATACAATTTCTGGAAGCAGCTCACCTTCAGATATTTTACCGATGCTATACGTCTCCTCTGAATCACCtccaaaatatgaagaaaaagcatcaataacaaataatgaatattctccatcttcttcttcatcttcttcatctATTTCCTTAGCCACATCTGACACCAGCTCATAG
- the TMEM174 gene encoding transmembrane protein 174 isoform X2: protein MASFELSTRVLSCAWGKPNRSDVLVSDGDKAGATLLFSGVFLGLVGITFTVMGWIKYDGVTHLEWTQLLGPILLSVGVTFILIAVCKFNMLTCKPCKEREENMSDLDQTASGQSFVFTGINQPITFHGATVVQYIPPPYPAQEGIAVSPGYLHPVLSCCGPVPSSASPIPAPGSAHFCPAYPLDNLAFTGDENYTTYSAENIRNQRSEDSSNEPEELLEDYACDNLLPPRYEEIYPLSS from the exons ATGGCAAGCTTTGAATTAAGCACTCGAGTTCTCTCCTGTGCCTGGGGAAAG CCAAACAGATCCGATGTCCTGGTGTCAGATGGGGATAAAGCCGGTGCCACTTTGCTCTTTTCAGGTGTGTTTTTGGGACTCGTGGGAATCACTTTCACCGTGATGGGATGGATAAAATACGATGGCGTTACTCACCTGGAGTGGACTCAGTTGCTAGGGCCTATTCTGCTGTCTGTCGGGGTGACTTTTATTCTGATTGCTGTTTGTAAATTTAACATGCTTACATGCAAGCCCtgtaaagaaagagaggaaaatatgtcaGACCTCGACCAGACTGCAAGTGGACAGTCCTTTGTCTTCACCGGCATTAACCAGCCTATAACTTTTCACGGCGCCACAGTGGTACAGTACATCCCTCCGCCCTACCCGGCCCAGGAAGGCATTGCTGTGAGTCCTGGCTACCTTCACCCGGTGCTCAGCTGCTGTGGTCCTGTCCCCTCCAGCGCCTCACCGATTCCCGCCCCGGGCTCTGCTCACTTCTGCCCTGCCTACCCCCTGGATAACCTGGCTTTTACCGGAGACGAGAACTACACTACTTATTCTGCAGAGAATATCAGGAATCAGAG GTCAGAGGACAGTTCCAATGAGCCAGAAGAACTGCTGGAAGACTACGCCTGTGATAACTTGTTACCTCCACGTTATGAGGAAATATACCCGCTATCTTCATAA
- the TMEM174 gene encoding transmembrane protein 174 isoform X3 — translation MASFELSTRVLSCAWGKPNRSDVLVSDGDKAGATLLFSVVQYIPPPYPAQEGIAVSPGYLHPVLSCCGPVPSSASPIPAPGSAHFCPAYPLDNLAFTGDENYTTYSAENIRNQRSEDSSNEPEELLEDYACDNLLPPRYEEIYPLSS, via the exons ATGGCAAGCTTTGAATTAAGCACTCGAGTTCTCTCCTGTGCCTGGGGAAAG CCAAACAGATCCGATGTCCTGGTGTCAGATGGGGATAAAGCCGGTGCCACTTTGCTCTTTTCAG TGGTACAGTACATCCCTCCGCCCTACCCGGCCCAGGAAGGCATTGCTGTGAGTCCTGGCTACCTTCACCCGGTGCTCAGCTGCTGTGGTCCTGTCCCCTCCAGCGCCTCACCGATTCCCGCCCCGGGCTCTGCTCACTTCTGCCCTGCCTACCCCCTGGATAACCTGGCTTTTACCGGAGACGAGAACTACACTACTTATTCTGCAGAGAATATCAGGAATCAGAG GTCAGAGGACAGTTCCAATGAGCCAGAAGAACTGCTGGAAGACTACGCCTGTGATAACTTGTTACCTCCACGTTATGAGGAAATATACCCGCTATCTTCATAA
- the TMEM174 gene encoding transmembrane protein 174 isoform X1, whose protein sequence is MEQNNNNVEDFSLNVFSVTPYQPNRSDVLVSDGDKAGATLLFSGVFLGLVGITFTVMGWIKYDGVTHLEWTQLLGPILLSVGVTFILIAVCKFNMLTCKPCKEREENMSDLDQTASGQSFVFTGINQPITFHGATVVQYIPPPYPAQEGIAVSPGYLHPVLSCCGPVPSSASPIPAPGSAHFCPAYPLDNLAFTGDENYTTYSAENIRNQRSEDSSNEPEELLEDYACDNLLPPRYEEIYPLSS, encoded by the exons ATGGAGCAGAACAACAACAATGTAGAAGATTTCTCCCTGAATGTCTTTTCTGTCACTCCTTACCAGCCAAACAGATCCGATGTCCTGGTGTCAGATGGGGATAAAGCCGGTGCCACTTTGCTCTTTTCAGGTGTGTTTTTGGGACTCGTGGGAATCACTTTCACCGTGATGGGATGGATAAAATACGATGGCGTTACTCACCTGGAGTGGACTCAGTTGCTAGGGCCTATTCTGCTGTCTGTCGGGGTGACTTTTATTCTGATTGCTGTTTGTAAATTTAACATGCTTACATGCAAGCCCtgtaaagaaagagaggaaaatatgtcaGACCTCGACCAGACTGCAAGTGGACAGTCCTTTGTCTTCACCGGCATTAACCAGCCTATAACTTTTCACGGCGCCACAGTGGTACAGTACATCCCTCCGCCCTACCCGGCCCAGGAAGGCATTGCTGTGAGTCCTGGCTACCTTCACCCGGTGCTCAGCTGCTGTGGTCCTGTCCCCTCCAGCGCCTCACCGATTCCCGCCCCGGGCTCTGCTCACTTCTGCCCTGCCTACCCCCTGGATAACCTGGCTTTTACCGGAGACGAGAACTACACTACTTATTCTGCAGAGAATATCAGGAATCAGAG GTCAGAGGACAGTTCCAATGAGCCAGAAGAACTGCTGGAAGACTACGCCTGTGATAACTTGTTACCTCCACGTTATGAGGAAATATACCCGCTATCTTCATAA